CGCTCGCGCCTGTTTCCGCTCCCGAGCCCGACCTGGAACGCCGCTTCGGCGGGCTCGAGCGTCTCTATGGCGTGGCGGGTGCGCAAGCCATCCGCGGCGCACACGTGATGGTCGTGGGCATTGGGGGCGTCGGCTCCTGGGCTGTCGAGGCCCTGGCCCGCAGCGGGGTGGGGCGACTCACGCTGGTCGACCTGGACCACATCGCCGAATCCAACATCAACCGCCAGATCCACGCGCTCGAATCGACCGTCGGCCAAGCCAAGGTCGAAGCGATGCGCGAGCGCATCGCGCAGATCAACCCCGGTTGCCAGGTGCTGGCCATCGACGACTTCGTCGAGCCCGACCACTGGCTCGGCCAGGTGGCCATGGCCGAAGGCGCGAACGGGCCGCTCACGGCCGTCATCGACGCCTGCGACCAGGTCCGCGCCAAGGTGACGATGGCCGCCTGGGCACGGGCGACACGCATTCCCTTCGTCACCGTCGGGGCCGCCGGCGGCAAGCGCCTGGCGCACAAGGTCGAGATCGACGATCTCGCCCTCACCACGCACGACCCCTTGCTCGCGCAGGTGCGCAACCGGCTGCGCAAGCTGCACGGTGCCCCGCGCGACGGCAAGAAGATCGGCGTGGCCTGCGTCTTCAGCCGCGAGAGCGTCGCGCCACCGGACGCCTCATGCGCCATCGAAGGCGACGGCTCGCTCAACTGCCACGGCTACGGCTCGGTGGTGAGCGTGACGGCCACCTTCGGACAATGCGCGGCCGGGTGGGTGCTGGACAAAATCGCCCTTCGGGCCACGCTATAATCGTAGGCTTTGCCGGCGTCGACACACCGGCAAGACCCAGGAACATCGACAACAAGATCGATCCGGGACGTTAGCTCAGTTGGTAGAGCAGCGGACTTTTAATCCGTTTGTCGTGGGTTCGACCCCCGCACGTCCCACCAATTTCTCCAAGTGAATCAATCACTTGGAAGCCCCCATGAAGTGAGTTGCTGACAGTGATTTGCTGCGGTGTGGGGGCTAGTGTGGGTGGGTGGCTATGCAGCCGTTCCATCACCTCCAGGGCCTCCTCGTGGACGGCGTCATCAGCAAGATGCGCATAGCGGGCTGTCATAGCGACGGACGCATGACCCAGCAGCTTCGAGACCTTTGCGAGACTCACCCCGGCCTGCAGCATGCGTGAGGCGAAGGTGTGCCGCAACGCATGCGGCGTCGCTCGATCACCTCCCAGGCCGTCCAGATGCCTTTGGATCGCTTTGGTGGCGTGACCTCGGCTCACGTCCTCACCGTCCCATGCACGGCCCCTGAGCTTCGGGAAGATCACGGTGAACCCCAGGTCCTTCATCATCTCGTGGCGGTCACGCAGCATCGTCCAGGTCCGCGATGGGAGGCGCAGCGTCGACTCGTTGTCCACCTTGCCCCGATACAGGTTGATCGTGCCGCGCTCTAAGTCGACCACATCCCATTTCAATTTGGCGATCTCGTCGTAGCGTGCGCCGGTATCCAGCAGGAATTGGCAGAGGTGCCAAGAGTCCAGCGCAGCCATGTCTCCCGGGTGGCGCTCGGACTCCAGCATCAGCCCGTCCAAGACCTTGCGCTCTTCCTCGACCGTTAGCCAGCGCATGCGCCCCTTGGTCTCAGGCAGCTTCAGCGAGGCGGCTCTGTTGTTGCGGGCGCTCCACTTGATGGACTGGGCGGGCATGGGGGCGCCAATGGATTCAGCAAAGCCCAGAAGGGACTGCAGCAGCGACATCTCGCGATTGATAGTGCCGGGCTTGCAGCCTTCATCCAGGCGCTTGCTCTTGAGAGTGGAGAGCATGGCTTGGGTGACTTCGTGGGTCTTCAGGTCCTTCGGGACGCCATAGCGGGCATTCGACACCTCGAACCACTCGCGGCCCCGCTGCTGCAGTTCGGACCCAAATAATTTCCGCACTCGACTCTCGTTGTTCCGATGGTCCTTGTGGGTGGCCTTGGACGCCGTGAGCCACGCCCGCGAGACTTCCCACATGGTCATGTGGTTGATGCCTTGCTCCTTGGCTGTGCGGCTCTGCTCGATCTTGGCGCGTTCCTTCATTTCGAAGGCGCGGGCCTTGTCTTTCTCGGTCTCGCCGGTGGAGCCCCGGTGACGTTCGCCGTGGGCAACAAACTCGAACTGATAGACCGACGATCCGGGGCGCAGGTAGACAGTCATTTCTTCTTCGCTTTCTTGGCGGCGGCGCTGTGTCCACCTGGGTTCGCTGCTGAGCCCTTGGGGATTGGCGGTAACCCTTCTTTCTCGAAAGGGTCCACGCCCGTCAGCATGGTGCTCACCTCTGGATGGCACCA
The sequence above is drawn from the Variovorax sp. J2L1-78 genome and encodes:
- a CDS encoding tRNA threonylcarbamoyladenosine dehydratase, with translation MDAAALAPVSAPEPDLERRFGGLERLYGVAGAQAIRGAHVMVVGIGGVGSWAVEALARSGVGRLTLVDLDHIAESNINRQIHALESTVGQAKVEAMRERIAQINPGCQVLAIDDFVEPDHWLGQVAMAEGANGPLTAVIDACDQVRAKVTMAAWARATRIPFVTVGAAGGKRLAHKVEIDDLALTTHDPLLAQVRNRLRKLHGAPRDGKKIGVACVFSRESVAPPDASCAIEGDGSLNCHGYGSVVSVTATFGQCAAGWVLDKIALRATL